TACAACAAATTGAGCAGCATTTTTACACCAAAAATTTGGACAgcatatatataacaatttgggtagcatttaagcatcaaaataacatgaacatatacTACATTTTAGACCATTAAAGCATATGCAttaataccaaattcaaaccaaaagaaATAAGCCACTTTCGCATGGCTATTAATTACACCTATATACATTAGTTCCAAAATCAACATTTCCACtacactatacatgccatttattcgAAAACAACTTAGTAAAGTACCAAAATATAGACGATAGTGTGACAAGCTTCACAGACGATCCCCGAACACGTAGTGATCACCAAAATCTATACATCAAAACAATTATCCAACACAttgtaagctaatttagcttagtaagttacaagcaaataaactttacaatttaactTGATATCTCGAATAATATTTAACCAATTCATACTACTAAATCATCTTACCTTTAGCTTACCATATCATGAGATAATTATTAACTTAATACTatgatttaactaaaatcaatataattacTCAACCATaaacatttcttcaaatttaaaTACAAGGCCAAATATATTATGCATTTCATCATCATGTGATATAAAGAATCatcttatatatttgattccaaatataatcaccacatagttTTAATACTTACAAAGCTCAACTTTGGACACAACCATAATGGTTATTACTCAAGAACTCCAAGTATTTACTCATTATACTAATCATGATTACTCAATAAGTCGTACACTCAATACTAATAGATattcgaaaatatttaataagttcGCACACCTAGTGTTTAATAatcaatctcgcacacttagtgcttaataatcaatcTCGCATACTTAGTGATttacaattaaactcgcacacttagtgctaatctcattatcataaatttttatactcgcacacttagtgccgaaagtcaacaactcaatacatcttatttcaataattttatcactacatgtatatatataccattcaattcagcaTAATTACATAGATACTAAGATGATTTAAAACGAtgcaaaatatatgcttaataacttacctcggatgtcgtcgactaatagaTCGGCTACTTaactactttcgatttcccccgatctaaatccgatttcttggtttcttgatctaaacatattcaaataaatctcatttaaacatattttcatttaatttagtctaagaacacataaataggaaaattacatttttgcccctaacatttcacattttttacaatttagtccaaattgtacaaaaacacaaaatattccaaATTAATTACACTATAGTATGGCCGAATACTCCCTCGTCTCAtataggtccttgcatgtcatttatttcacattttagtccctcgatttaatattttcttaattcagtcattaatacacatttttataaaaaataactaattataacatgaaaatctaacaacatatatttatttctcATCATctaacaacaaaaacaacaagccTTCAACAATGGCAAGacataaaatcatcatcaaattcaaaaattaaacatgggctttgtagatttcatagcaacgatctcaaaaacataaaaattattaaaaaccgaaaccaaaacaTCCCTTAATCTAGCtcaacaatggccgaaccctagccaagcttttatcttttattctttctCTAGTTTCGAaagtggaagaagatgatatgataatggctttgttattatcattattattataacatatattataatattatcatttttaacttttatttttaatgtataaaaaCCATATAATAAAACAATATGTCGTCCACTACCTTATAATATtggctaaatttcaacataaggcctccaaattataaagacaacaacaattaggcactttcttgtttaaccatcaaattttcattttacgcgattaagtccttttttattaaattgacactcaaacaacaaaattaattcacgaaactttcacacatgtaaattcacacataataaacatagaataaaatattaaaatatttttaggactcgaatttgtggtcccgaaatcacagttccgattagggtcaaaaatcgggctgttacaagtaatcctaatttttttcttacctttatgtCACCGAATTTGTCTTCTCTTATTACTATTATTGATGGATCCACCAATAAAATGGTTGATTTTAAAAGTATTAACCTAACTTCATCTATCACCTTATCATCTATATCAAGTTTATCTAATATCGCATTTAATATAGTCTCAGCTAGTAAACTTACCAAAGACTTGCTCCATGTTACTTTTTCCTGATCATTGTATTTTATAAGATCTTATGATGAAGTGTACTATTGGTAAAACATATGTATCTAATGAACATTATATTTTTGACTTGTGAGTTCCTCGATTCATGGCTTGTCCTATTGTTCTCGTTCTGTTTGAAGCACAATGTCGATTGAGGCATCTTTCTCTTTCTTTGTTGAGGAAGTTATGTCCACAATTTCAAGACCCATATTCATTAGAATGTGAAGCATGTCACTTTGCGAAGCACCAATGGAGCCTTTTATGATCAAAATCTAACAAAGGAGCTAGTTTTGCTTATGAGTTAGTACGCTTGGATGTTTGGGACCATGATTAGTAGTatctaaacatgtatttagatattttGTTACATTTGTAGATGATTATTCTCGAATGACGTggatatattttatgaaaaatcagtCAGAGgcattttctctttttcattatttttgtgcTAAGATAAGAACTCAATTTAGTGTGCATGAcaagtaaatatataatttaagtatttatatattttatttgtcatgaaatatattttaaaacctagctatttattattttaataaattattatacattaaaattatatatgtttacaaaatttttaatttagtatgAGATAAACTATCTGATAATCACTCAACTATTGATATTATTAACAAATTTAgtatttaatgtttatatatttttgttaatttgacaTTAATTctatctaaaaattataaaaaaaaatttaaaagatgttGGTGTGTGGGAATAAAATGAACTTATTAAGAAATTAACAAAAGCTTTTAAGGCGTGTATCAATGCcacatttttaagttttattcgCCCCTATATTTTTGTGTGCAAAAAAATTATTGGCAGATGAATCTTGAGGATACTATAAGCCCAATGACTATATACGTTTTGTACTATCGAAAATAGTCCATTAAGCACTTAACGGAACAtaatttttataatgaatttctacaataattctttataaaataatttaacaatacAAAAGATGGTAGACGAATAAAAAGAAACTTTTGATATGTTTTTTTAGtgtgtcaaataaataaaatttgactcCTATTTATAAGAGTTCTCATGTCTCTTTAAAGTAACACAACTATTTAAATGGATAGTCACATgttttaataatatacataattattCAATACGTGTATTCTTGAATAATAATGATTTATTGTTAATAATAAAGTGacataatttttgaatttaaaagatataattcATTACTATGAAATGTGATAACTTTTTATTAATAATCAAgtgatataatttttaattacttaataactattaaaaaatactatatatattttaaaaatgttccaacaaacatgcaaatataacatataataagcAAATAAcatcctaaaattttacataacaCTAAGATATAATTagcacaaataaaaaaaatcaaccgAAATAAAAAAGTGTTAcattttttcaaatgttttagtagatgaattaaaaataaattaaataaaataaaaattttaattttgaagattttttaaaatttttttattaaaatataaaaagataaaagataataataataattattattaaattttcaaagttttagaTAATAGTATAGATAGATGTAAATAAATCAAAAACGGATATTGTTCTGTCTAGCTGCTTTGCGTTTTCCACATTCCAGTCTACAGTCTTCCTcaccttaaaataaaatttatgggaATACCTTGTGGGTTTTGTTGAAGGTTGAGAGCATGTTGATGTCGGGTTTTACACATTTTCTTACTAAATGACCACTTCCACGGTGTACTTCTGCCACAATTTAAAGCTACCCCTAACCTCCTTATTCTCTGTCGCTTGGCGTAATCAACCTAGTTTTTTTGTTCGATTCAGTTGCAAACGAAAACGGTTTTGTGGGTTCGTCGCAAATGCGGAAAACGACAATAACGAATATTCTAGGAAAAGGAAAACAAGCTGGTGGGGAAGGTTCTTTTTCGAGGATGACGGTAATTGGCTTGGTCTCAAGGACGATGACATGGTGGAGGAAGTTGGGGATATGTTGTCAGATTCGGAGGAGGATGAGGAGTTGTTAGGGGGAGGCAAATTTGAGGCATGGAAGAGGAGGGCTGAGGCCATAATCGAGTTGAGGGAAGCGCAAGAAGATATGAGGAATGAGGAGAGCAGAAGATGGGAAGATTGGATTGTTGTTGCGGATGGGGATGATAACAAGCTTGGTTCTGCAAATGACTGGGATGATGGTGGCGGTGGAGGTGGCCTTGGCCTTGGCCTTGGCGTTGGGGAGGAAAACGGAAACGGTTTGGTTCGGTCTGTCAGAGATTTGGTTATTGGGAGGGGAGATGAGGATGTCTTGTACGAGGATCGTGTTTTTCGATATGCCTCCTTCAATTCGGCAAGTTATTTTCGAATTAGTGTAGATCTTTTAGTTTACATCCTTTCTTTGGTACACTTAATAGTTAATAATCCAtcaattaaattgtaaagtttcaTATCTCTATTTTAACTACCATGATCTAGGTGAACAGGACAGAGTTGTCAAAATATTAATCCTATACAAGTTATGGAAGTGCTTAGTTCTACACTAGTGTATAGAAATTATGAAAGTGAAtctcttttttatatattgtCTAACTCTACATTGTTTTAGTTTGCTCACATAGATTCTATGGGTTTTAGATGTATTTGCTTATATGAATTTTTCAAgtgtattttcttataattaagTTGTTTTGAGTACTTATGACAAAGGGCAAAGCTGTTCATACATTTTTTTGGGGTGACAGGCTAAGTTTTTGGCAGCGCTGTTAATTGTACCCTTGGCCTTGGATTTTGTGGTTCATGACTTTGTTCTTATGCCGTTTTTGGACAGGTTAATCTCAGCCaacactctttttttttaataattataaagtaAATTTAGATGATGTGTGCTTTTCTGAAATGGCTGGAACAATCATAAGAGGCTTTGCCTTGAACAGATATGTGAAGACTGTGCCATTGGCAGCAGATATTCTTGATGTCAGAAGAAATCAAAAGCTTGAAATGGTTAAGCAACTACAGGTTGAAAAAGCAAGGTTCCGTTTTGAGGTGGAGATAGGTAAATCTCCTCCTCTTTCAGACGAAGAACTTTGGTGGGAATTGCAGCGTAAAGCGTAAGATTGATATTGCTTTATGCTCCTCTATTAAGCTTTAATTCATTGGTGCTTTCTGCCTATGGCTATTTTTATGTCTCTTTCGCTCTCTCTGTTCCAATCTCTCTCCggcttaattttaaaatattcaattaatgAGGAAAATGTTCATTTGTAAAAAAAGCTAAAGCTAATTAAATGTATTAAAGATTGTGTGCAATGATCCTATACCCTAGAAACTCTGATCACTTATAGCTCTGAAACACTTATAGAAGCAACTTTTTATTAACCCTATTGCTTTTTGAGCCAAATACTTTATTCTATAGCCAATGTCTAGAACTCTTTTAGAGATCTATTTTAGAAACAAACGTGTTCTTTGTTTCACATCAATCAATATTCTAATTTCTAAATATATTGATCTGATAACTAATGGTTAATTTGCTAATCTTGATGCTTTCAAAGTAAAACCTCTATACCAATCCTTGGTTTCTGTTGTGAATGATGTTGATTGGGGAAGAGAACTGTAGCAATTAAAAAGAATTAGGGCTGAACAAACAAATAGGAAAGAAGATGGAACTCTAAAAAACTTTGAATAATCATTATGGCTGTAATGCCTACAACTTATTTATATAGGATTTCTTTCTTGCAAGTAAAGTTTCTAGGCTTTCTTGCGAATAAAGTTTTATTCCTAACCCTAGCCGTCTATAATATATctaatacttaaaataaatattatgaaataaactgaaataactaGGGCCTAATTGCTACTTAAGTCCTTCCTCATTTAGTAATAAGCTATTTGATCACCTAAATGCAATAATTACTatgttttgcacctttttcaatttagtcttttttccttaattagctatctaaacgataaaatttcttaaccaaaaattaatatgactctaatgactccataaatattctataaataatatttacgggcCGACATAAtggaaatttgtggtcccgaaaccactattccgtcaccactgaaaaacgggctgttacaaatcaATTTTGAGTAAATAAAAGTGGAGGGGGCTTAATCTGCACAAATCAATAATTACGAAGTTATCCTCAGAATTTAatcttttcaaaaatatttaattgatttaattatgatatttaaaaagtaaaaagaataaACTAGAAATGGTTATAGATTTTTGTACAAATAGAAAATGttaattgatataattttgttataagtttttaaaatataaataatataaacatttatCTATGAGGTTATttatttgcaaaattgttaatgTGGGCAGAATTTTAGTGTCATTTTGTGTTTTTATGTTGGTATTTGTTACGGTCCCTAGTTACGGATTGAGTTACCAGGCAATCTGTAGGGAAATTGTTTGACTTAGCGGAGCTTTTCCACATGTTTCTTCCGCATGGATGACCTATAGTGAACAAGTGAAACTCGCTGAAGGGAATTCCAGACTTTAGACTCGTTGAGAGAGAGTCATAATTCTCTTAACTTTTAAACTAGCTTCTGACTTAACTTTATTCTTCCAAATTGGCCCCTTTAAATAGAGGTTACATatctgaaataaaaataaatcttccAACTAAGGAAGGACTCCTAATAATATAAAATCTACTTATTGAATTAAATATCTAATAGTATTAAAACTCCTAATACTTCTCAACCtcctaataaaataatctaataatacttattttaattatattataattatttgacGTCTAACATTACTCCCCTCCTGGAAAAAGAGCTTGTCCACAAGCTCAAGATTGAATAGCTTGTGCATTTTTTTGGCCCCTTATGGCATGCAAGGATATTTCAGTTTCCCTACACTCCTTGATTTTGCGAAACATTGTCCCTTCATTTTGCCATCTCTGCATGAGTCAACTTTTTTAAGGAGGGTCTATATTGCTAGCACTCGAATCTTTTGCCAATGCCCATCTCCCATTTGAATTGACTTTTGAGCTGCAATAGGTGTTACAGTAGAAGTTCCCCTTGAGTCTGAGACCGTATTTTCCCATGATGCTTTACGCAGGCCAACAGATTTGATCAACTGTGTCTTTTTCTCAAAAGTTCTTGCCAAATTCATAGCTTGAATCAAATTTGGAGGTTTTTGCATCTCAACATCTTACCCAACTGAGCTTGACAGCCCTGTGGTAAATATGTCAACTTGTTGGTCTACTTGTACAAATTTAGCATAGGCCAACAACTATTGGAATTGGCATTGGTATTCCACTACTATTCCTGTCTGTTTCAATTCGATCAATTCTCCCAAAGGGTTATCTTGCAATGGTGGCCCAAATCTGATTGTACAATACTCCTTTAATGTAACCCATGAAAGATCAGGTTCCTCTTTTTCTATCTGATAAAACCATAATTGAGCTTCTCCCATCATGTGAAAAGCTTCTAGACTCACCTTATCTATCTTAGCCTTTCGCTGATTTGCAAAAAATTGTTCACATTGGTGTAACCAAATTAAGGGATCCTCTATACCATTAAAAGTTGGAAAATCCAGCTTAGTGTATCATGGCACCATATCTGACCCTCCCTTCTGATCTGGTTGGTTGTCTTGCTGGTAAGGATCATTCCCAATCTGGTTAATACTTTGGTACCTCATTTAGACTCCTTTTCATGGTTTCGGTTGAGATTAGCCAGTTCTTGTAATTGCAACGACAGTTGTTGCAGTTGTTTCAACTTCCACCATTTTTGTTGCAACTTCTTCTCTGATGCTTGAATCGCCCATCGTGTTTGGCTCTAATCCAAATTGTTACGGTCCCTAGTTACTGATCGAGTCATCGGACAATTTGTAGGGAAATCATTTGACTTAGCGGGCCTTTTCCCTTGTTTCTTCTGCGTGAATGACCTATAGTGAACAAGTGGAACTCGTCGAAGGGAATTCTAGACCTTAGACTCCTTGAGAGAGTCTTAAATCTCTTAGCTTTTAAACTAAATTCTTATTTAACTTTATTCTTCCAATTGGCCTTTTAAATATAGGtttcataattcaaataaaaataaatcttttggACTCCTAATAATATAAAACCtcagaattgaattaaatatctCAGCTGAGGAAAACTCCTAATGCTTCTCAATctcctaataaaataataataaactaatctAATAATACTTATTATAATTATGACGTCTAGCAGTATTCATCTCTATAATTTATCTAGTtggattttgaaataaaaatcagcctttttttttttttctttttctccttagtCCTTACCCCCTCGATTAGTACCAGTTACCAGAATAGATTATTGAATAGGGTTGTAAATGAACTGAGCTTGAATGAGAGGACTTATGTTCATGTTTGTTTGTTTACTTTATGCTTGTTCGTGTTCATTAATGTTTGTTAAGATTTTCAAATTCGTGTTTGTGTTCATTCATTTAAAATTACGTGTTCATATTTTTCAGTTTAAATTAAATGAACTTGTTCATGACTACTTAATGAATATATTCAAGAATATTAATTGAACATGTTCATGAATATATAATCGAATATGTTTGTGAATAAGTAACACTATTCatgaacaaaaatgaaatttaaccaaacaaacaaatcaaaataaatatatttcttattttatgaaataatcaaacataaatattaataattatattataataaataaaatacaaacacataataatattattatatagcAATTGAACAATAAACGAGTTTTATATGATTAATTAAACAAGCTTTAAACAATTCATAAACGAGCTTGCTAGTAAATATAAATGAACTGAAAATGCTTTTTTCTTAATGTTTGGTTCATTTAATAAACAAGTCACTAAACTTGTTATTATACATATTCGTTTGGTGTATCAATTTTGTGAGGCATGGTTTTGTGATTATTTAGACTCAGCCTTTCTGTTTTTGGTGAAGTTTTTCATTGAAATTTGGGTATTCAGCTTCATCTCTTTTATTACTCGAATGTTTCTGGAGTTGTTTCCTtcataatgataaaaaaattccACCTAATACAGTTTGACCTATTGAGATGTTTAAAATCCATTGAAGGCCTTCCTACATTATTGCAATTGGCATTATCTTATATATAAGAAGGCCATGCTGCAATTATCTTGCCAAGTGTGCTTTAGAAAATTATACTTTCCCTGCAACATAATTTCCTCATGCCTTATTCAAGCTAAATTTGGCTGTCCTGTTAACAAAAACCGTCAACAGGTTAGACTTACGAGACGAGTTCAGATTAGAGAACCGTAAAGCATTTGCCAACATATGGTCAGATATGGTATTTGGCATTTCACTGTTCCTTGTCTTACACCTCAATCAAAGTAAGGTAAATATTACTTCACAGTCTCTACATGATGGTTTTCCCACATCTTATATTACCGTTTTGGTttattacaaataaaatattttctacacAATCTGGCAATCAATTTGGGGATTCATTATCTTTTATCAATAAACATAGGCAACATTCTTTTCTGCATAAGTTTGCAATATTCTCTCTTTTTATCCAAAAATACTGTTTCCTTTAGATTtacaaattattataaattggTAACTCTGCACCAACACTGGCACTTTATTAAAGCTGTAGCATGCATGTAGAGAAGTGGAACAAAGATCAACAAAGTTCctctttttttcattaaaaaatgttCTGAAA
The genomic region above belongs to Gossypium hirsutum isolate 1008001.06 chromosome D05, Gossypium_hirsutum_v2.1, whole genome shotgun sequence and contains:
- the LOC107907390 gene encoding chloroplast envelope membrane protein is translated as MTTSTVYFCHNLKLPLTSLFSVAWRNQPSFFVRFSCKRKRFCGFVANAENDNNEYSRKRKTSWWGRFFFEDDGNWLGLKDDDMVEEVGDMLSDSEEDEELLGGGKFEAWKRRAEAIIELREAQEDMRNEESRRWEDWIVVADGDDNKLGSANDWDDGGGGGGLGLGLGVGEENGNGLVRSVRDLVIGRGDEDVLYEDRVFRYASFNSAKFLAALLIVPLALDFVVHDFVLMPFLDRYVKTVPLAADILDVRRNQKLEMVKQLQVEKARFRFEVEIGKSPPLSDEELWWELQRKALDLRDEFRLENRKAFANIWSDMVFGISLFLVLHLNQSKVALLKFAGYKIISNISDTGKAFLIILITDIFLGYHSESGWQTLLEIIVEHYGLQVDQSAITVFVCLIPVVIDACVKLWLFKSLPRLSPRVSNIFREMKRH